From Ascochyta rabiei chromosome 16, complete sequence, the proteins below share one genomic window:
- a CDS encoding Tyrosinase, translating into MLQFFRNTLQGWLLVAVLAQAAPTDVSYKNHRSDLIGHRSQNCNDDIRLIRREWGDISTTERLAFINSVKCLMKLPSRIPEGLAPGAQNHYDDFVATHINRTVHVHLNGAFPTFHREFIHVFENTLRTECGYEYAIPYIDWPKWATNLTASPIFDGSETSLSGDGLFNPSRTTAIVPGVGTALTNGNGGGCVVTGPFANHNGSFQLFPQVSDFKNLPALEDPLGYHPHCLTRDLNNKVASGSYSDPSAITNITLAPDFTTMVAAFNAGDPDNSFSMGVHGGGHFAVGPEMWDFWASPSDPVFWLHHSFVDKTYTTWQQGDHATRAKGQTAVSGTDALLDDPSGKNITLDYMMDMGFLAKAKPIREILDVSGGDYCYGYK; encoded by the exons ATGTTACAATTTTTCCGCAATACCCTACAGGGCTGGTTGCTCGTGGCTGTTCTCGCCCAAGCTGCACCGACAGATGTATCATACAAGAATCATCGATCTGATCTAATCGGTCATCGCTCCCAAAACTGCAACGACGACATTCGCCTAATCCGTCGGGAATG GGGCGATATATCTACCACAGAACGCCTGGCCTTTATCAACAGTGTTAAATGTTTGATGAAACTCCCATCACGAATTCCCGAGGGACTAGCACCAGGAGCTCAGAATCATTACGACGACTTTGTTGCAACGCATATCAACCGTACTGTCCACGTACACTTGAACGGAGCTTTCCCCACCTTCCACCGCGAATTTATCCATGTCTTCGAAAACACTCTTCGCACAGAATGTGGCTACGAGTACGCCATCCCTTATATTGACTGGCCCAAGTGGGCTACTAACCTTACTGCTTCCCCTATCTTTGATGGTAGTGAGACCTCACTAAGCGGTGATGGGCTTTTCAACCCGAGTCGCACTACTGCGATAGTTCCAGGAGTCGGTACTGCGCTTACGAATGGAAACGGTGGCGGTTGTGTAGTCACTGGTCCTTTTGCCAATCACAATGGGTCTTTCCAGTTATTCCCTCAGGTCTCTGACTTCAAGAATTTGCCAGCTCTCGAGGATCCTTTGGGCTACCACCCACACTGCCTGACCCGAGACCTGAATAACAAAGTCGCGAGCGGTTCGTACTCGGACCCGTCAGCCATCACCAACATAACTTTAGCCCCTGACTTCACCACCATGGTAGCAGCATTCAACGCAGGCGACCCCGACAACAGCTTTAGTATGGGGGTTCACGGTGGCGGTCACTTCGCAGTCGGTCCGGAAATGTGGGACTTCTGGGCAAGCCCCTCCGATCCAGTGTTCTGGCTACATCATTCTTTCGTGGACAAAACGTACACTACCTGGCAGCAGGGTGATCACGCTACACGCGCAAAAGGACAAACTGCTGTTTCCGGCACTGACGCTCTCCTCGATGATCCATCTGGCAAGAACATCACGCTTGACTATATGATGGATATGGGGTTCCTAGCGAAGGCCAAGCCAATTAGGGAGATCCTCGACGTTTCAGGTGGAGACTACTGCTATGGATACAAATAA
- a CDS encoding vacuolar membrane-associated protein iml1 — protein MAAKMPKSIASSKQARVQKICTLWTHDENFSRDDVVFNSDRFPELPITPGSLLQIVAVNPGTAVRDFSSSTKVPPHDSAQAKAESVSKDAAETQSRRSRRGSFSKTIDENGSIVPGGRDIDTEKTYIFAPKPLPHDLKPKHTNLQISIAEKIAKVFGFRNRMQVIITEADEARHEAHHVELVFRDEYLARADMWRMAIAELSRRTVYRGQKLLFMGTIKATVKQIYIDGQSVHSGYFSPTTKPIFRSESARYVLFIQMSREMWDFDAEGAGEIMFNKVVSGFLPDLFKRWLKINAKHVVTIILFTRMQYDEDTLVDCSDYKTNHNETDSNTDNYRDYYRVVVSDMASGDWIKILHQLKVEFRTFLREVSLVSRSMNGAQDTGSIRNEVQDPEVNTIIAGKPSSASQGNILEAINLAAAQFSKDHIDRDLVRTGISVVVITPGTGVFEVDYNMLKLTTDTLVGSGIGIDLVCLSPMPLHSVPLFKYRNPSVISDSKPKRDNDMYESAGAASEVDEKTPKQNRPNFRSKPEIGPIITSAGHDGQVTPALGLDHDWKFAMPYWVDVSFWSRPTDDVLELTKTRTAHRVVKRSHRKHRTFSLRCRLYELQMMGVIENELGDISLPYLEEEHSYERAYQKAGTHECRAEASRAALNVAETSTGSFSSRGDRDCLDSRKTAYKAWMDDYDVDIFFPASGSPSQRLQPSSDGKRQSELESNLSSGPSKESFLSTSFRSIRTITGRNARPSPDMTMHQASNSRTRSTQEPSPRSGSHRFIESRHSAAPRADVVRRQKFYGNITIDNAPPRHSRKSSGESHAPLKSVHSTPNKTPTSSQAQSPLRRAGLPATPTAASPAPVRESLKPRPSNWFLRQISFGGKAAPVKPTLGDATTDISQGQVKPAMLTIEKSQKGAIAERLASTRLISTEKPSQPIAIRSSSRAGISSTGSPSPDQNGRSVETVRELRTERSAGPSHPGSVKKDPGSTFLLAGGRIVGDTKPNLDVSSSVGGKDAPKTLSPTSAIAPWAVLVNPCNPKKNVLNAMNQYRRWHHVFPRTLRTGTMKWRSLCSPAAVPLTHEWFPTAEQLSSEYNESPYKITQSDDEELPEAARSRETLIRELIAFRLSHGFQIITGSAVAEFSGRQEKSLAGVLAPGYMASEGDTVFMTVGTSIHQLVCVASGEVEVKRYHRKPTTALESSAGVDTPFSYRPYIRTAFEPTYEPRDITLQPPRKEYNWNFIDTFLAGYQEEFSDVLRFWRARFVLIPVEIPCMNRRPLPMLAEDSEEEVRLEGIRKLTQLWQRYRYFPPEERFSQGATCAKQKDPNPLAIEYHTRDPSAVVAAGPVNTLFNRSDGELAGSTVPDADKYHTSNMDLKKLAEDLQSERGIPMLDRRWHWKLHYNCFLGFDLTNWLLNNFKDVDSREGAVDLGNQLMERGLFQHVQRRHPFRDGNFFFQIAAEYRAPRPESRAGWFGLRKVDKSVPSTPLFEGPRTSPLAAKGSMSRPSTAESSSGASESAREGERIPTREGAAGRKVTLSRAMRYDVDPRKRSYRSEIISLHYDLVHNPDNCYHIRIDWMNVTAKLIEDAIVTWATSVEKYGLKLVEVPIAELAKITDYHPFRSPYQIKLAMQPPQNQTEAMWDSMHFSAQYSRTDKFAYHKALLRKLHFVLDTEAANAFPSDVEVSYSWGRPDYQYTQFIHRTGGLLAQISEEGHFLVLANRLAHNRAKDMSRIRPLDLHEHKKVSTDGSQSSRLPSTAAVERGHAHRSPFSSPLARPVQDASLLHTALERQSAAAHASPFAVASQTPEQVKDELEAFCSDAALLAHFYSEAFKQAPSPSPRILPVLDNNIPSLGLPPAISIREASPGNAGWTPGATLAGRGAAAERMGGVSEMGFSTTSGVAGRRQGSEGSVSTLGKRGSITESLPKRQDSQGSAGGGA, from the exons ATGGCTGCTAAAATGCCAAAATCCATAGCAAGTTCGAAACAAGCTAGAGTGCAGAAGATATGCACCCTGTGGACTCACGATGAGAACTTTTCGAGAGACGACGTCGTTTTCAACAGTGACAGGTTCCCCGAACTTCCGATCACGCCCGGCTCCTTGCTACAGATTGTAGCCGTCAACCCTGGCACAGCCGTACGAGACTTCTCATCGTCCACCAAGGTTCCACCACATGATTCAGCTCAAGCGAAAGCAGAGTCTGTATCTAAGGATGCTGCTGAGACTCAGTCGAGAAGAAGCCGTCGGGGTTCATTCTCAAAAACCATTGATGAAAACGGATCCATTGTCCCAGGCGGTCGCGATATCGATACAGAGAAAACGTACATCTTTGCTCCAAAGCCGCTGCCACACGATCTGAAACCAAAGCATACGAACTTGCAGATTTCCATAGCGGAGAAGATTGCCAAAGTATTTGGCTTTCGCAATCGAATGCAGGTCATTATTACGGAG GCCGATGAAGCTAGACATGAAGCCCATCATGTTGAGCTTGTATTCCGTGATGAATACCTGGCGCGGGCGGACATGTGGCGCATGGCAATAGCAGAACTCAGCAGACGAACCGTCTATCGGGGCCAAAAGCTACTCTTCATGGGCACCATCAAAGCCACTGTGAAGCAGATCTACATAGATGGACAATCCGTGCATTCTGGATACTTTTCGCCAACCACCAAGCCAATCTTCCGTAGCGAATCCGCTCGGTATGTCCTGTTCATCCAAATGTCCCGGGAGATGTGGGACTTCGACGCTGAGGGCGCTGGCGAAATTATGTTCAACAAGGTCGTCAGCGGATTTTTACCTGATTTGTTCAAAAGATGGCTGAAAATCAACGCGAAGCATGTCGTGACGATCATTCTATTCACACGTATGCAATACGACGAAGATACCTTGGTTGATTGTTCAGACTACAAGACAAATCACAACGAAACGGATTCGAACACGGACAATTATAGGGACTACTACCGAGTTGTTGTCAGTGACATGGCCAGTGGAGACTGGATCAAGATCCTACATCAGTTGAAAGTCGAATTTCGAACGTTTCTTCGCGAGGTATCGCTAGTGTCTAGATCAATGAATGGTGCACAAGACACAGGCAGCATTAGAAATGAAGTGCAGGATCCGGAGGTCAACACCATTATAGCTGGCAAGCCATCGTCGGCAAGCCAGGGAAACATTCTGGAGGCTATAAACCTAGCGGCGGCACAATTTTCGAAAGACCACATCGATCGCGACCTGGTACGGACTGGTATTTCGGTGGTTGTGATTACCCCGGGAACTGGCGTATTCGAGGTTGACTACAACATGCTGAAATTGACCACCGACACGTTGGTTGGATCTGGAATAGGCATTGACCTGGTGTGCTTGTCACCTATGCCTCTTCATTCAGTACCGCTGTTCAAATACCGGAATCCCTCGGTAATATCAGACTCGAAACCTAAACGTGACAATGACATGTACGAATCGGCGGGAGCTGCAAGCGAAGTCGACGAAAAGACCCCAAAACAGAACCGACCAAACTTTCGTTCTAAGCCCGAAATAGGCCCTATCATCACATCAGCTGGTCATGACGGTCAGGTCACTCCGGCACTAGGATTGGACCACGACTGGAAGTTCGCAATGCCCTATTGGGTCGACGTTTCGTTTTGGTCTAGGCCAACTGACGACGTGCTTGAACTGACTAAAACAAGGACTGCACATAGAGTTGTGAAACGTTCTCACAGGAAACATCGAACCTTTTCTTTGAGGTGTCGTCTTTACGAATTGCAGATGATGGGCGTCATCGAGAACGAGCTTGGTGACATCTCGTTGCCCTATCTTGAGGAGGAACACAGTTACGAACGCGCGTACCAAAAGGCCGGGACTCATGAATGCAGAGCTGAAGCCAGCCGAGCCGCTTTGAACGTCGCTGAAACTTCCACTGGATCATTTTCCTCTAGAGGCGATCGGGATTGTCTGGACTCGAGGAAGACTGCCTACAAAGCGTGGATGGACGATTATGATGTTGATATCTTCTTTCCTGCAAGCGGATCACCTTCCCAAAGATTGCAACCGAGTAGCGATGGAAAAAGGCAAAGCGAACTGGAGTCAAATTTATCCTCAGGACCGTCCAAAGAGTCCTTTCTGTCGACATCATTCCGCAGTATTCGGACAATAACAGGAAGAAACGCGCGGCCATCGCCGGATATGACTATGCATCAGGCTTCAAATTCCAGAACAAGGAGCACTCAAGAACCATCGCCTCGCAGTGGTTCTCACCGCTTTATAGAAAGCAGACATTCAGCCGCCCCGCGAGCGGATGTTGTGCGGAGACAGAAGTTTTATGGAAACATCACGATCGACAACGCTCCTCCTAGACATAGTCGAAAGAGCTCTGGCGAGTCCCATGCTCCTCTCAAGTCAGTACACTCCACCCCGAACAAGACACCTACATCCAGCCAAGCGCAGTCTCCACTACGAAGAGCTGGCTTGCCTGCCACTCCGACCGCCGCTAGTCCAGCGCCAGTGAGAGAATCGCTAAAGCCTCGACCTTCGAACTGGTTCTTGAGACAAATAAGCTTCGGTGGGAAAGCTGCGCCTGTCAAACCGACTCTGGGAGACGCCACTACCGACATCTCGCAAGGCCAGGTCAAACCTGCCATGCTCACCATCGAGAAGAGTCAAAAAGGCGCGATCGCTGAGAGACTGGCGAGCACCAGGCTGATTTCAACCGAGAAACCATCCCAACCAATTGCAATACGGTCATCATCTCGCGCCGGAATTTCATCTACTGGCTCGCCATCCCCGGACCAAAACGGTCGCTCTGTGGAAACCGTACGAGAACTGCGAACAGAACGCAGCGCGGGACCATCCCACCCAGGCTCCGTCAAAAAAGATCCAGGTTCCACATTTCTTCTCGCTGGAGGGCGGATCGTTGGCGACACGAAGCCAAATCTCGATGTCTCATCAAGTGTAGGAGGTAAAGACGCGCCAAAAACCCTGTCACCCACCAGTGCAATCGCACCGTGGGCAGTTTTGGTCAACCCATGCAATCCGAAGAAGAATGTTCTCAACGCCATGAATCAGTATCGTCGTTGGCATCATGTATTTCCGAGAACTCTACGGACTGGGACAATGAAATGGAGATCGCTGTGTTCGCCTGCGGCCGTGCCTCTGACGCACGAATGGTTCCCGACCGCAGAGCAGCTCTCATCAGAGTATAACGAAAGTCCGTACAAGATCACCCAGAGCGACGACGAAGAGCTACCAGAAGCTGCCAGAAGCCGAGAAACGCTCATACGAGAGCTCATCGCATTCCGCCTCTCGCACGGATTCCAGATCATCACCGGCTCGGCGGTTGCGGAGTTCTCCGGCAGACAGGAAAAGTCGCTGGCTGGTGTTCTGGCGCCGGGATACATGGCCTCGGAGGGAGACACGGTGTTCATGACTGTCGGCACAAGCATCCATCAACTGGTGTGTGTCGCTAGCGGAGAGGTGGAGGTCAAGCGGTATCATCGAAAACCGACCACTGCATTGGAGTCTTCAGCGGGCGTCGATACGCCCTTCTCTTACCGACCGTATATTCGAACTGCGTTCGAGCCAACATACGAACCACGTGACATCACACTGCAGCCGCCCCGAAAGGAGTACAACTGGAACTTCATCGACACGTTCCTGGCCGGGTATCAAGAAGAGTTTTCAGATGTCTTACGATTTTGGAGGGCACGATTTGTTTTGATTCCAGTGGAGATTCCTTGCATGAACCGGCGTCCACTACCTATGCTTGCTGAGGATTCGGAAGAGGAGGTGAGGCTAGAGGGGATCAGGAAGTTGACGCAGCTGTGGCAAAGATACCGGTACTTTCCTCCCGAAGAGCGCTTCTCGCAAGGTGCGACATGTGCGAAGCAAAAGGATCCGAACCCTCTGGCCATTGAGTATCACACACGCGATCCTTCGGCTGTGGTAGCCGCTGGCCCGGTCAACACTCTCTTCAACCGTTCCGATGGCGAGCTTGCGGGCTCGACGGTCCCGGATGCGGACAAATATCATACTTCCAACATGGACCTCAAGAAGCTCGCCGAGGACCTACAAAGCGAGAGAGGGATACCGATGCTCGATCGGCGTTGGCACTGGAAGCTACACTACAACTGCTTCCTTGGGTTCGACCTCACCAATTGGCTGCTGAACAACTTCAAAGACGTGGACAGTCGTGAAGGTGCGGTCGATCTTGGCAATCAACTGATGGAGAGAGGCCTGTTTCAGCATGTGCAACGAAGGCACCCGTTCCGCGATGGCAACTTCTTCTTCCAGATCGCTGCCGAGTATCGAGCTCCAAGACCCGAATCGCGCGCAGGCTGGTTTGGGTTGCGCAAGGTGGACAAGTCTGTGCCCTCTACGCCACTGTTTGAGGGGCCACGAACCTCGCCACTTGCGGCCAAGGGAAGCATGTCTAGGCCGAGCACGGCGGAGTCATCCTCTGGCGCTTCTGAATCGGCGAGGGAAGGCGAGAGGATACCGACGCGGGAGGGCGCTGCTGGGCGAAAGGTCACTTTGTCGCGCGCCATGCGCTATGATGTTGATCCAAGGAAGCGTTCTTACCGATCTGAGATCATCTCGCTACACTACGATCTAGTGCACAATCCGGATAACTGCTACCACATTCGCATCGACTGGATGAACGTTACAGCGAAGCTGATCGAGGACGCCATTGTCACGTGGGCTACCAGCGTTGAAAAGTATGGCCTCAAGCTGGTCGAGGTTCCCATTGCCGAGCTGGCGAAGATTACCGACTACCATCCGTTCCGATCGCCCTATCAGATCAAGCTCGCCATGCAGCCTCCACAGAACCAGACAGAGGCCATGTGGGACTCGATGCACTTCTCAGCGCAGTATTCGCGCACGGACAAGTTTGCGTACCACAAAGCGTTGCTGCGCAAGCTCCACTTTGTACTGGACACAGAAGCTGCCAATGCGTTCCCTTCTGATGTGGAGGTGTCTTATTCCTGGGGCCGCCCTGATTACCAGTACACGCAATTCATCCACCGGACTGGTGGCTTGCTGGCCCAGATCAGCGAGGAGGGACACTTTCTCGTGCTCGCCAATCGTCTGGCGCACAATCGCGCCAAAGACATGAGCAGGATCCGACCTCTCGATCTGCACGAACACAAGAAGGTGAGCACGGACGGTAGCCAGAGCAGCCGGCTCCCGTCGACAGCTGCCGTGGAGCGCGGCCATGCCCATCGCAGCCCCTTCTCCAGTCCGCTGGCAAGGCCGGTGCAGGACGCTAGCCTGCTGCACACGGCGTTGGAAAGACAGAGTGCAGCGGCGCACGCATCGCCCTTTGCGGTGGCGAGTCAGACGCCGGAGCAAGTCAAGGATGAGCTGGAAGCGTTCTGTTCTGACGCAGCCTTGCTTGCCCACTTCTACAGCGAGGCGTTCAAGCAggcgccgtcgccgtcgccacGTATCCTTCCCGTTCTCGACAACAACATCCCCAGCTTGGGGCTACCGCCGGCGATTAGCATTCGCGAAGCCAGCCCTGGGAACGCAGGTTGGACACCTGGGGCTACTCTTGCGGGGAGGGGTGCGGCAGCGGAACGGATGGGTGGGGTCAGTGAGATGGGCTTTAGCACGACGAGCGGCGTAGCGGGAAGGAGACAAGGGAGTGAAGGGAGCGTGTCGACGCTAGGGAAGCGGGGGAGCATTACCGAGAGCTTGCCGAAGAGGCAGGACAGTCAGGGGAGTGCGGGGGGTGGAGCGTGA
- a CDS encoding Glutathionyl-hydroquinone reductase, with protein MDKKGSILNWVDPKDKSGEFKRQQSVFRSFIENKPGAEFPAEKDRYHLYVSYACPWAHRTLIVRNLKGLQDIISFTSVHWHMAEKGWRFATPDEKLPGENTSPDPLHKEYTHLRDIYYEQNPDYEGRFTVPTLYDKKQNRIVSNESSEIIRMLYTEFDDLIADEYKKVDLFPKNLQKAIEEMNDWVYNDINNGVYKSGFATTEEAYTKNVTTLFKSLDRVEAALAESSTPYLLSSPHVTEADVRLFTTIIRFDPVYVQHFKCNIRDIRAGYPHLHQWLRHLYWDYPIAFGQTTEFEHIRNHYTKSHGQINPFAITPVGPLPNILEKDDEVPSVKAALKK; from the exons ATGGACAAGAAGGGCTCGATTCTCAACTGGGTGGACCCCAAAGACAAGAGCGGCGAGTTCAAGCGCCAACAGTCTGTCTTCCGCTCTTTTATCGAAAACAAACCCGGCGCCGAGTTTCCCGCTGAGAAGGACCGTTACCACCTCTATGTCTCGTATGCGTGCCCCTGGGCGCACCGCACCCTGATTGTTCGGAATCTCAAGGGTCTCCAAGACATCATCAGCTTCACCAGCGTGCACTGGCACATGGCCGAGAAGGGCTGGCGCTTTGCTACACCCGACGAGAAACTGCCTGGCGAGAACACATCACCTGACCCGCTTCACAAGGAGTACACACATCTCCGGGATATCTACTACGAGCAGAACCCAGACTATGAAGGGCGGTTTACAGTGCCTACGCTCTACGACAAGAAGCAAAATCGTATTGTCAGCAACGAGAGCAGCGAAATCATCCGGATGTTGTACACTGAGTTTGATGACCTGATTGCCGATGAGTACAAGAAGGTGGATCTGTTCCCCAAGAACTTGCAAAAAGCCATTGAGGAGATGAATGACTGGGTATACAACGATATCAACAACGGCGTGTACAAGTCTGGTTTTGCTAC AACGGAAGAAGCGTACACCAAGAACGTCACCACACTGTTCAAGTCCCTCGATCGTGTCGAGGCTGCCCTCGCAGAGTCATCCACACCGTACCTGCTCTCCTCGCCTCACGTCACCGAAGCAGATGTCCGCCTCTTCACCACCATCATCCGATTCGATCCCGTCTACGTCCAGCACTTCAAGTGCAACATCCGCGACAT TCGCGCCGGCTATCCACACCTCCATCAATGGTTGAGGCATCTGTACTGGGACTACCCCATCGCATTCGGACAGACGACCGAGTTCGAGCACATCAGGAATCATTACACCAAGAGCCACGGGCAGATCAATCCCTTTGCCATTACGCCGGTGGGGCCATTGCCCAACATTCTGGAAAAGGACGACGAGGTGCCGAGTGTGAAGGCTGCCTTGAAgaagtga
- a CDS encoding Glutathionyl-hydroquinone reductase, which translates to MAGFGRSNSLSINTGGGLFGNNAPTAAASQPQSSGGLFGSTAAQPAHSGSLFGASAQPAQSSQPASASGGLFGNMNKPATPAPATGGLFASSTAHSSQPPSGTLFGGSLGAGTQPQPQPKPSLFPGSTTQQPNSTPSLFGTNSNTQQNQSTTTPSLFGSTQQAQPQQNTSLFGAMAPPQRTSTLPGSTLGGGQMAGSTQAVNIGLESLRGTTRFNDLAPELQAQIQAFDEGIQRKIGYCNQIRETLPNSEAEIATIAPDVAYVESFLSTVELGLDNDSASIAHLRELVNKDAADATLSFRAIENQRLPAQFHYRNATNLTASSTKPPATAALDDDDPTKPVDLMGYFNRRTGELGRTLDVYQRQIREIEGHLRTMEVGTLEKAQQLTGSRSAPRDQRRELVEALKAIEGAILDSAKKVGQVRDEVTKQTLGNVGATLL; encoded by the exons ATGGCCGGCTTTGGGCGCTCCAACTCGCTGTCCATCAACACCGGCGGTGGTCTTTT TGGAAACAATGCCCCGACGGCTGCAGCCTCACAACCACAGAGCAGCGGCGGCCTCTTCGGCTCAACAGCAGCACAACCCGCCCACTCGGGCTCCCTCTTTGGCGCATCAGCACAGCCGGCACAGTCGTCTCAGCCCGCAAGCGCAAGCGGAGGTCTCTTCGGCAACATGAACAAGCCCGCAACGCCTGCGCCCGCCACTGGAGGCCTGTTTGCTTCCTCGACCGCCCACTCGTCGCAGCCACCCAGCGGCACTCTTTTCGGTGGCTCCTTGGGCGCTGGCACCcagccgcagccgcagccAAAGCCGTCGCTATT CCCTGGCTCGACCACCCAGCAACCCAACTCAACCCCGTCTCTGTTCGGCACCAACAGCAACACACAACAGAACCAGTCCACCACAACCCCTTCGCTCTTTGGCTCCACACAGCAGGCCCAGCCACAGCAAAATACCTCTCTGTTCGGCGCCATGGCTCCTCCACAACGAACATCTACGCTGCCTGGCTCAACGCTGGGAGGTGGTCAGATGGCCGGCAGCACCCAGGCCGTCAACATCGGCCTGGAGAGCCTACGGGGCACCACGCGCTTCAACGACCTAGCCCCAGAGCTCCAGGCGCAGATTCAGGCATTCGATGAGGGCATCCAGCGGAAGATTGGCTACTGCAATCAGATTCGCGAGACGCTGCCCAACAGCGAGGCTGAGATCGCGACCATTGCGCCCGACGTCGCGTACGTCGAGAGCTTCCTCTCTACAGTCGAGCTCGGCCTGGACAACGATTCCGCCAGCATTGCTCACTTGCGAGAGCTTGTCAACAAGGACGCCGCGGATGCGACGCTGAGTTTCCGCGCCATCGAGAACCAGCGTCTGCCCGCGCAGTTCCACTACCGCAACGCAACCAACTTGACGGCCTCGAGCACAAAACCCCCGGCGACCGCTGCTCTTGACGATGACGACCCAACCAAGCCTGTCGATCTGATGGGTTACTTCAACCGCCGTACGGGTGAGCTTGGCCGCACACTCGACGTATACCAGAGACAGATCCGCGAGATTGAGGGGCATCTCCGCACAATGGAAGTCGGCACGCTCGAAAAGGCACAGCAGTTGACGGGTAGCAGAAGTGCACCGCGCGATCAGCGCCGTGAATTGGTCGAAGCGCTGAAGGCCATCGAGGGCGCAATCCTCGATTCGGCCAAGAAGGTGGGACAGGTCCGAGACGAAGTCACAAAACAGACGCTCGGCAATGTTGGTGCCACGTTGTTATGA
- a CDS encoding Non-specific serine/threonine protein kinase: MRLTTDLINNSLSFINCLTERELDLRGHKISAIENMGAARDNDAVDLTDNDIAQLGNFPLQPRLRTLLLAQNRVANIQPNLSTSIPNLQTLVLTKNRLTELADLDPLAGFKKLVFLSAIGNPVASKENYRYWVIWRCPTVRYLDYAKVKDIERNKAAELFGTAEEPTELASKIMGVKSKGFVVPTTNGSHGYSKDRIYTDDEKKRMRAAIQAATSLAEMARLEKDFAEGRIPAHILEGGDPMET, from the exons ATGAGGTTAACCACAGACCTGATCAACAACTCTCTATCCTTCATCAACTGTCTCACGGAGCGTGAACTCGATCTGCGAG GCCACAAAATCTCCGCCATCGAGAACATGGGCGCCGCGCGA GACAACGACGCAGTCGACCTGACCGACAACGATATTGCGCAACTCGGAAACTTCCCTCTCCAGCCTCGCCTCCGCACACTCCTCCTTGCGCAGAACCGCGTCGCGAACATCCAGCCGAACCTCTCCACAAGCATACCGAACCTGCAAACGCTCGTCCTGACAAAGAACCGGCTCACGGAGCTGGCCGACCTTGATCCTCTGGCAGGCTTCAAGAAGCTGGTGTTTCTGTCGGCCATTGGCAATCCCGTGGCCAGCAAGGAG AACTACCGGTACTGGGTGATCTGGCGATGTCCCACAGTGCGCTACCTCGACTACGCGAAGGTCAAGGACATTGAGCGCAACAAGGCGGCCGAGCTGTTCGGCACAGCAGAGGAGCCAACAGAGCTGGCCAGCAAGATCATGGGCGTAAAGTCCAAAGGATTCGTCGTCCCGACTACAAACGGCTCGCACGGTTACAGCAAGGATCGCATCTACACCGACgacgagaagaagaggatGCGCGCCGCCATTCAGGCTGCAACTAGCTTAGCAGAGATGGCCAGGCTCGAGAAGGATTTTGCCGAAGGGCGGATACCGGCGCACATTCTCGAGGGTGGAGACCCTATGGAGACATGA